In Ananas comosus cultivar F153 linkage group 7, ASM154086v1, whole genome shotgun sequence, the sequence CACTTGCCAACGGATTCCCACCAAACGTACTGACCATTATTATTTGTATACAAATTAAGAGTATGTTAGTCACAAATAATTACATATTGAAAGCAATATATAATAGGAATCACTTTTCCAGTAGATCGTTGAATTATCAACGACTAAGAAAATTGTCGCAGAAATAAAACAGTTACAGTGATGACTTCTTTGTCATCACACTATTGAAGGGATTAGGAGAAAAGGATTCACCTCCCATGCTCTCCAGGCCTGATACACAGCATGATATCCTTGTCAGCAAGAACAGCACTAACCGGTATAACACCAGCACCTAGAGCTTTTCCTAATATCTGGTGCATGTGAAACAAGCTTATTTAAGAAGCTAATAGAATTAAATTGACAGAGATTTCAGACGGAAGCCAAAACAATTAAGTGAACTCACAGTAAACAGAACAGattatcagaaaaaaaaataccaaaaataaatatattcattTCAAGAAGAACTAAAAATTCACCCTTCAGAATGAAGTTTTAGAATATGACTAAAATGAACTATATTAAAAGTGTTAAGAAGATCTCACCACCACGTCCGGCCGTATGTCTTCCCAATCACACGCAAGCATTTTTCCAGTGCGGGCTATGCCTGTTTGAATTTCATCAGCAATCATAAGAATGTTGTATCTTGAACATAGATCCCTGACGGCTTTCAGATAACCATTTGGCGGGATTACTACCTGAGTGGAGTTCAAAGAAACACATTATAGCGAACAATGTATCAAGATCATAACTCTGATCAACTAGGATCTCACATCTCAGCTGAATATCATCACAGGGATTGCGGTGAGAGACTTAGTGTTAGATCCAACTTAATTTCATGTGACTTAAAAGCATTAAAGTGAAAGACTCTCGTTTCCAGGATATAAGACAAAAGGTTCAAGAAAGAATTAAGTGAAAGAAAGAGGACTAATATGTTAGATCCTACTTAATTACTTTCGTGAATTCATATAACTAACCCCAATATGTATGGGAGTTAGGCTAAGTTAAGCAAAGCACCAGTGTATTAAAGGAAGACTATCAAAATAAACCACTGCTCATCTCATTACTCAAATTTACAGTTGCAAAAGACTCAAAAAATGGAAAAGATGGACGAAGGGTTCTTAAGCACACATACTCCTGCCTCTCCTTGAATTGGTTCAAACAAAAATCCACATACTCGATCTCCATGATCTGAAATTGAAACAATCAAACTAAACATTATCATCAGGACAAACATAAAAAGAATCAAAGTTTAAATTACAGATTCTAACCTTTAAAGATTCTCTCGAGTGCATCTATATCTCCAAAATCGACTTTTAGATGACCAGGAACCAATGGTCCGAAACCACGGGTTGCATCGTTGTCGCAGCTCATAGAAATCACGCCCAAGGTCCGACCATGAAAACAACCACAGCAAGATACAATTATAGCCTGCAAAATACTTTACTCTCAGCTATATGACATTTCAGCAGTATAAAACAGTATGATTGCCAAATGCTCTACTTTTTATTCACGAAAGATGCAAGACCCTTCTTACAGTATACTAAGACATGACATGAAATAAATACAGTCAGTTACATACAACAGAAATAGTAACTCAGATGAAGAAATAAACGAATCGAAGAATTTAAAGTCCAATTACCAGAGAAAATTTACTAAGATTGATATGAACAATGAGGATGAGAATTCTACACATCATCTAACATTACGGGAAAActtagaatttgaaataaaaatactaaaccTTGCTCAACTTCCTACCTCATCCCTGGGTATCTTTTTCTTCTCGTAACCCCATTTTCGTGCCAATTTGATCGCTGTTTCAACACCTTCAGCTCCAGTATTCATTGGAAGCATCATTTCATATCCCAACATGCTTGTTAGATGCTCCGCAAAGACAGGAAATTTGTCATTGTAGAAAGCTCGAGAACTGAGAGTTAATCTTTGTGCCTGCTCAACTAAAGCCTTCATAACTTTCGGGTGACAATGTCCCTAAGAACCAATACGTAAAAATCTTAAG encodes:
- the LOC109712988 gene encoding ornithine aminotransferase, mitochondrial isoform X2 — translated: MVVLMITSPGFTECYHPIPMVFAQAKGTCIWDPEGKKYIDFLSAYSAVNQGHCHPKVMKALVEQAQRLTLSSRAFYNDKFPVFAEHLTSMLGYEMMLPMNTGAEGVETAIKLARKWGYEKKKIPRDEAIIVSCCGCFHGRTLGVISMSCDNDATRGFGPLVPGHLKVDFGDIDALERIFKDHGDRVCGFLFEPIQGEAGVVIPPNGYLKAVRDLCSRYNILMIADEIQTGIARTGKMLACDWEDIRPDVVILGKALGAGVIPVSAVLADKDIMLCIRPGEHGSTFGGNPLASAVAIAALNVVKEEGLTERAAKLGEEFREQLSKIQTKFPQIIKEVRGRGLLNAVDLNSKALSPASAYDLCIKLKERGILAKPTHDTVIRLAPPLSISLEELTEASKALSDVLEFDLPKLQKEITKSEEPAAKQVCDRCGRNLYDTSDNDN
- the LOC109712988 gene encoding ornithine aminotransferase, mitochondrial isoform X1, translating into MAAAARSPLQRLLRRAVGARSVWTLPERAPPLSSDELMRLEHEHSAHNYHPIPMVFAQAKGTCIWDPEGKKYIDFLSAYSAVNQGHCHPKVMKALVEQAQRLTLSSRAFYNDKFPVFAEHLTSMLGYEMMLPMNTGAEGVETAIKLARKWGYEKKKIPRDEAIIVSCCGCFHGRTLGVISMSCDNDATRGFGPLVPGHLKVDFGDIDALERIFKDHGDRVCGFLFEPIQGEAGVVIPPNGYLKAVRDLCSRYNILMIADEIQTGIARTGKMLACDWEDIRPDVVILGKALGAGVIPVSAVLADKDIMLCIRPGEHGSTFGGNPLASAVAIAALNVVKEEGLTERAAKLGEEFREQLSKIQTKFPQIIKEVRGRGLLNAVDLNSKALSPASAYDLCIKLKERGILAKPTHDTVIRLAPPLSISLEELTEASKALSDVLEFDLPKLQKEITKSEEPAAKQVCDRCGRNLYDTSDNDN